In Desulfomonile tiedjei DSM 6799, a genomic segment contains:
- a CDS encoding sigma-54-dependent transcriptional regulator has product MQRTRILIVDDEPSALEVLEMHLTEKNFEVYCTLEAKGVIDKIASFKPAIVILDVRLADADGLDVLNEIRASSQKPYVIVVTAFHDMATTIKAIKRGAFEYIPKPIDLDDLDAAIERAGDLSRAHLGSDGLSISDLHDFEPKEIVGKTKEMKEIFKTIGILSNNTVTVLIEGETGTGKELVARAIHYNGPHREEPFVAINCSAIVEGLLESELFGHEKGAFTGAASFKKGKFEIAAHGTILLDEICEMPLSLQAKLLRFLQDKEFQRVGGEKTIRSEARIIASTNRDMFEMVRQGFFRRDLYYRLNVATIRIPALRHRSADIPLIVEYLLKKINLNLNKQVDHVEQNALKRLREYHWPGNVRELENLLTRAVMHTQGNAILDDVLVPLFQSPQLCEDVDAETIPNKQLSSDKPLTDRELILNALESTKWHYGNAGKILGISYPTLRKRMRAFGIVAKPHNQSHP; this is encoded by the coding sequence TTGCAGCGAACCAGGATACTCATCGTCGATGACGAACCGTCAGCCTTGGAAGTCCTTGAAATGCACCTCACTGAAAAGAATTTCGAGGTGTATTGCACTCTCGAAGCAAAAGGGGTTATCGACAAGATCGCTTCATTCAAGCCGGCAATCGTGATTCTCGATGTACGACTGGCAGATGCGGACGGGCTCGACGTATTGAACGAGATACGTGCTTCATCCCAAAAGCCGTATGTTATCGTAGTCACCGCTTTTCACGATATGGCTACTACGATAAAAGCCATCAAACGAGGCGCTTTCGAGTACATTCCCAAACCCATAGATCTGGACGATTTGGATGCGGCCATTGAAAGGGCGGGTGACCTTTCCCGGGCTCATCTTGGTTCGGACGGCTTGTCTATAAGCGATCTTCACGATTTTGAACCCAAGGAGATCGTTGGCAAGACCAAGGAGATGAAGGAGATCTTCAAGACCATCGGGATTTTGTCCAACAACACCGTCACGGTTCTTATAGAAGGAGAGACCGGCACGGGAAAGGAACTGGTAGCCAGAGCAATCCACTACAACGGTCCTCACAGGGAGGAACCGTTTGTGGCCATAAATTGTTCAGCAATAGTAGAAGGTCTTCTCGAAAGCGAATTGTTCGGACATGAGAAAGGAGCCTTTACAGGAGCAGCTTCTTTCAAGAAGGGTAAGTTCGAAATAGCAGCGCATGGCACGATCTTATTGGACGAGATATGCGAAATGCCTCTTTCATTACAAGCGAAGCTGCTGCGTTTCCTGCAAGACAAAGAATTCCAGCGTGTGGGAGGCGAGAAAACCATCCGCTCCGAAGCCAGAATTATTGCTTCGACAAACAGGGATATGTTCGAGATGGTGCGTCAAGGCTTCTTCCGTCGCGATCTCTACTATCGTCTCAATGTGGCGACTATACGAATTCCTGCCCTGAGGCATCGATCAGCGGATATCCCCTTGATCGTCGAATATCTACTCAAGAAGATCAATCTCAATCTCAATAAACAGGTGGATCATGTCGAGCAGAACGCTCTCAAACGATTACGGGAGTATCATTGGCCCGGAAACGTGAGGGAACTCGAAAACTTGCTTACCCGAGCCGTCATGCATACCCAGGGGAATGCAATACTCGATGATGTTTTAGTCCCCCTTTTTCAAAGTCCTCAACTTTGTGAAGATGTAGATGCCGAAACAATCCCGAACAAACAGCTTTCATCGGACAAACCTCTCACCGATCGAGAACTTATATTGAACGCCCTGGAAAGTACAAAATGGCATTACGGAAACGCAGGTAAAATCCTGGGCATATCGTATCCGACGCTCAGGAAACGTATGAGAGCGTTTGGCATCGTCGCAAAACCTCATAATCAAAGTCATCCGTGA
- the divK gene encoding DVU0259 family response regulator domain-containing protein: MPKKILVVDDEPHIVKYLTTFLQDCGYETCSAGDGESALEVLKQENPDLVTLDLQMPNETGTRFYRNMIKDKHFKDTPVIVISGIPGRHLAVSKPVAVFEKPIDRNALLSSIKETIGE; encoded by the coding sequence ATGCCGAAAAAAATTCTCGTGGTGGATGACGAACCCCATATCGTAAAATATCTGACAACGTTTCTTCAGGATTGCGGATATGAAACGTGCTCCGCAGGTGATGGAGAATCGGCTTTGGAAGTCCTCAAGCAGGAGAACCCGGATCTGGTGACCCTGGATTTACAGATGCCGAATGAAACGGGAACGCGGTTCTATCGCAATATGATCAAAGATAAACACTTCAAGGACACTCCCGTGATTGTCATAAGCGGAATTCCCGGACGCCACCTGGCTGTCTCAAAGCCTGTTGCGGTCTTTGAAAAACCGATCGATCGCAACGCATTGTTGAGCAGTATCAAGGAGACGATCGGCGAATAG
- the nrfD gene encoding NrfD/PsrC family molybdoenzyme membrane anchor subunit — translation MDTTAITTDIKPTWMQEKLFLGMTFKDYVRSNMTPSNAVIAFILAVGIPVIIYRLVYGLGPSTNLSDNNPWGIWIGFDMLCGVALAAGGFVIGTAVHLFGMKDYGFLFRPAVLTGFLGYLFAIIALTFDLGRYYRIPYPMVVSWGVNSVLFLVAWHVALYLSCQFVEWCPAIWEWLNLKKLRSIFIKATLGATIFGVCLSMLHQSALGSIFLLMPEKLHPLWYSEYIPLFFFMSAIVGGLAMTILESTISHRVFAHQIKNHDPDQLDRVTLGLGKATSVTLFAYFFMKMIGLAHGNSWSYLDTGYGYWYLVEIIGFVLIPAFALMYAVQNHLVQMVRNWAIVAVIGIILNRVNHSIIAFNWHLSWADRYVPHWMEVVLTVTVITIGIITFQWIMNRMPILYEHPDFEPEKH, via the coding sequence TTGGATACAACAGCAATCACAACGGATATCAAGCCCACATGGATGCAGGAAAAACTGTTTCTCGGCATGACTTTCAAAGACTATGTGCGGAGCAACATGACTCCGTCCAATGCCGTGATCGCGTTCATTCTTGCGGTGGGAATACCGGTCATCATCTACCGCCTTGTGTACGGACTGGGCCCTTCAACGAATCTGTCAGATAACAACCCCTGGGGTATCTGGATAGGTTTTGACATGCTCTGTGGAGTTGCTCTGGCAGCCGGTGGATTTGTTATCGGCACAGCGGTTCATCTGTTCGGAATGAAAGATTATGGTTTTCTGTTCAGACCTGCCGTGTTGACAGGTTTTCTCGGGTACTTGTTCGCTATTATCGCCCTCACCTTCGATTTGGGCAGGTACTACCGAATTCCGTACCCCATGGTGGTGTCGTGGGGTGTCAATTCCGTGCTGTTCCTGGTTGCCTGGCATGTGGCACTTTATCTGAGCTGTCAGTTCGTGGAATGGTGTCCGGCAATCTGGGAATGGCTGAATTTGAAAAAACTACGGAGTATTTTCATAAAAGCAACACTCGGAGCGACCATATTCGGAGTATGTCTCTCCATGCTCCATCAATCGGCACTGGGCTCCATCTTCCTCTTGATGCCTGAAAAGCTCCATCCATTGTGGTATTCTGAGTACATTCCTCTCTTTTTCTTCATGAGCGCTATTGTAGGCGGTTTGGCAATGACAATTCTGGAGAGCACCATTTCTCATAGAGTCTTTGCTCACCAGATAAAAAATCATGATCCCGATCAACTGGATCGTGTTACACTGGGACTGGGCAAGGCGACTTCCGTCACACTATTTGCCTACTTCTTCATGAAGATGATCGGACTTGCCCACGGCAACAGTTGGAGTTACCTGGATACCGGCTATGGATATTGGTATCTGGTAGAAATCATAGGGTTCGTGCTCATTCCGGCCTTCGCACTCATGTATGCAGTGCAAAACCATTTGGTTCAGATGGTTCGCAATTGGGCAATCGTTGCAGTGATCGGAATCATTCTGAACAGGGTGAATCACTCTATTATAGCGTTCAACTGGCACTTGTCCTGGGCTGACCGGTACGTCCCCCACTGGATGGAAGTTGTGCTTACCGTGACAGTGATCACTATCGGCATCATCACCTTTCAGTGGATCATGAATCGCATGCCCATTCTGTACGAACATCCGGATTTTGAACCCGAGAAGCACTGA
- a CDS encoding PAS domain S-box protein encodes MNIKTLLDTNRTAIIDEWLRKLQTEVSPSYSSRPEKELILTVTRAMDADYDALVHGNFDKLNQAIDFIGNLRGKAGFTLSEVQKAFELFRTILVPILEKEMTKSEAFKILDRLNHCLAYTIHKFSDQFQQVHEREIKQHAKKLEVTVEERTRELAESERKYRQLVEEIRDGYFIHKQGIIVFANQAFCDMHGYTLDQVIGSNFRVFVAPESLADVERLYEDRTSCNKTESQYAYLRLNSRGEAFPTENKVIVTQYEGEPVVMGICRDITERTEIEKRVREAERFAHIGQLTTSIAHEIRNPLSAAGMSVQDLLKHASLSGNNERRLEIIGKELARVNKIVTEMLDFAKPVKFEFHPESVELLIKSCLDVLEARIREQRVRVVQRMLEPLPELLMDREKMLQALINILLNSLEAIGENGRLEISASMADGNVRIGICDNGPGIAEEDLAYAFDPFFSRKKKGTGLGLANAKKIVEAHGGLIDIRGMPKGTEVTVTLPCPDTVGSERRT; translated from the coding sequence ATGAACATCAAAACACTCCTGGACACGAACCGCACAGCAATAATTGATGAATGGCTCCGCAAGCTCCAGACTGAAGTCAGTCCTTCGTACTCGTCCAGACCGGAAAAAGAACTGATCCTCACGGTAACCCGAGCAATGGACGCCGATTATGATGCGCTGGTTCACGGCAATTTCGACAAGCTCAATCAAGCGATTGATTTCATAGGAAATCTCCGAGGAAAAGCCGGCTTCACCCTTTCTGAGGTGCAAAAAGCATTTGAGCTATTTCGAACCATCCTGGTTCCCATTCTCGAAAAAGAGATGACAAAATCCGAAGCCTTCAAAATCCTCGATCGCCTGAATCATTGCCTGGCCTATACCATTCATAAGTTCAGCGACCAATTCCAGCAGGTTCACGAACGAGAAATAAAGCAGCATGCCAAAAAACTCGAAGTGACGGTTGAAGAAAGGACCAGGGAACTGGCTGAGTCGGAACGCAAATACCGGCAGCTTGTAGAAGAAATCCGAGACGGCTATTTTATCCACAAACAAGGGATAATCGTTTTTGCAAATCAGGCTTTTTGCGATATGCACGGCTACACGCTCGATCAGGTAATTGGGAGCAATTTCAGAGTATTCGTAGCTCCGGAATCCCTCGCCGACGTTGAACGGCTCTATGAAGATAGAACGTCGTGCAACAAAACCGAAAGCCAATACGCATACTTGCGACTTAACAGCCGGGGTGAGGCATTTCCCACCGAGAACAAAGTCATTGTCACTCAATATGAAGGCGAACCAGTGGTCATGGGGATCTGTCGAGACATAACCGAACGCACCGAAATAGAAAAGCGAGTGAGAGAAGCCGAACGTTTTGCACATATCGGTCAACTCACGACCTCCATAGCCCACGAAATCAGGAACCCACTCTCCGCAGCCGGCATGAGTGTCCAGGACCTGCTCAAGCATGCTTCGCTCTCCGGGAACAACGAGCGACGTCTCGAAATAATCGGTAAAGAGCTCGCCAGAGTGAATAAGATCGTGACTGAAATGCTGGATTTTGCAAAGCCCGTGAAATTCGAATTTCATCCCGAATCGGTTGAGCTCTTGATAAAATCGTGTTTGGATGTACTTGAAGCACGCATACGAGAACAACGTGTCAGGGTAGTCCAAAGAATGTTGGAACCCTTACCCGAGCTGCTCATGGATCGGGAAAAAATGCTTCAAGCTCTTATAAACATTCTGCTCAACTCGCTTGAAGCGATCGGCGAAAATGGGCGACTGGAAATCTCTGCATCTATGGCAGACGGAAATGTAAGGATAGGAATCTGCGACAATGGCCCGGGTATCGCCGAAGAAGACCTGGCATATGCATTCGATCCCTTCTTTAGTAGAAAGAAGAAAGGAACGGGGCTCGGGCTTGCTAATGCCAAGAAAATCGTCGAGGCTCATGGCGGACTGATCGACATCAGAGGGATGCCCAAGGGCACGGAAGTGACGGTGACCTTACCGTGTCCGGATACTGTTGGAAGCGAACGTAGGACATAA
- a CDS encoding benzoate-CoA ligase family protein, translated as MAGAVEKKVNLAEELIGKNSFERPDKIAFFCGDVKVTYRELAKNVNKFANVLRTLGVKPTERVMIHLPDSPLFIYAFLGSVKCGAWPVPVNTMLSEGDYRYLLTDSESRFLVTNMDSRAAQIETDHHCDKIFPDDRFRELFSAASDEADPYLVNPDDIAFWLYSSGSTGKPKPTPHKQSSMLFTADNYAKHVLGIREEDICFSVSKLFFAYGLGNGLTFPLRFGATAVLLSDPPTPEKVINTLVTYRPTVFFGVPTMYNSLVKKMNGADTSSLRLCVSAGEALPPEIFKQWQAKTGCEIVDGIGSTEALHIFISNRPGAAKEGSSGSLVPGYEAKIVDDEGSDVPVGATGHLLIRGSSITPGYWNRPEQNREKMLEDGWFRTGDMYSRDNGYFIYQGRGDDMLKVGGIWVSPMEIEYVLIEHAAVSECAVVGHEVEGLQKPFAYVVVNPSHDGTGKEKLTGELLEFVSQRLPKFKRPWGIHFVNELPKTATGKIQRFKLRKS; from the coding sequence ATGGCGGGCGCAGTCGAGAAGAAAGTTAATCTTGCTGAAGAGCTTATTGGGAAGAATTCGTTTGAGCGACCTGACAAGATTGCCTTTTTTTGCGGTGATGTAAAGGTTACTTACCGGGAACTCGCGAAAAATGTGAACAAATTTGCCAATGTTTTGCGAACATTAGGGGTGAAGCCCACTGAGCGAGTTATGATTCACCTTCCGGATTCCCCGCTCTTCATTTATGCGTTTTTAGGAAGCGTGAAATGCGGCGCCTGGCCGGTTCCTGTCAACACCATGCTGTCAGAGGGCGATTACCGGTACCTGCTGACCGACAGCGAGAGCAGGTTTTTGGTCACTAATATGGACAGCAGAGCCGCTCAAATCGAAACCGATCACCATTGCGACAAAATCTTCCCTGACGACCGGTTTCGAGAATTGTTCTCGGCTGCATCGGACGAAGCCGATCCATACCTTGTAAATCCTGATGATATAGCTTTTTGGCTTTACAGTTCGGGTAGTACGGGCAAACCGAAGCCCACACCGCACAAGCAGAGTTCCATGCTGTTCACCGCTGACAATTACGCAAAGCACGTCCTGGGCATTCGTGAAGAAGACATCTGCTTCTCGGTGAGCAAATTGTTTTTTGCATACGGACTGGGAAATGGATTAACCTTTCCTCTCAGGTTCGGCGCCACGGCAGTTCTGCTCTCCGATCCTCCCACACCGGAAAAGGTGATAAACACTCTGGTCACCTACAGGCCGACCGTGTTTTTCGGGGTGCCGACAATGTACAATTCTCTCGTAAAGAAAATGAACGGCGCAGACACAAGTTCGTTGCGACTCTGTGTGTCTGCCGGTGAGGCTCTGCCACCTGAGATCTTCAAACAATGGCAGGCAAAAACGGGTTGCGAGATAGTTGACGGCATCGGTTCGACTGAAGCTCTCCACATTTTTATCTCCAATCGGCCTGGTGCGGCCAAAGAAGGGTCCTCAGGGAGTCTGGTCCCCGGATACGAAGCCAAGATAGTTGACGACGAGGGGAGTGACGTTCCGGTCGGAGCAACCGGCCACCTGCTAATCCGCGGTAGTAGCATTACACCCGGCTATTGGAATAGGCCGGAGCAGAATCGTGAGAAGATGCTCGAAGACGGATGGTTCAGGACTGGTGACATGTATAGTCGAGATAACGGTTATTTCATATATCAGGGTAGGGGAGACGACATGCTCAAGGTCGGTGGGATCTGGGTCTCTCCCATGGAGATCGAATACGTCCTGATCGAGCATGCAGCAGTCTCGGAATGCGCTGTAGTCGGCCATGAAGTGGAAGGTCTGCAAAAACCTTTTGCATATGTAGTCGTGAATCCATCCCATGACGGAACGGGTAAGGAAAAACTCACAGGTGAACTCCTGGAATTTGTGTCTCAAAGATTGCCGAAGTTTAAACGTCCGTGGGGGATTCACTTCGTGAATGAGTTGCCCAAGACAGCGACAGGCAAGATCCAGAGATTCAAACTACGTAAGTCGTAA
- a CDS encoding lysophospholipid acyltransferase family protein: MRFRIRFLPRQLFAAAGTALITILLAPIMIIRSMFPGSAYINYRIGRLWNLIVAKFMGISFSITGTEKIVPGESYIITPNHQSFADILALFVNLPLPFRWVIKKELLKIPLFGRALGATGAISLDRSDRERAVKSLREGARKLGEGWSVLIYPEGTRTPDGLLHSFKKGAFMMAIQTGIPILPVTCNGAFKIMPKNSLLFRPGHVSVAIGDPILTKGLTENSVMELMERTWQAINSRLNPAFDPFRKILAGTDALQQPITDEAVGISSSEKVPDPR, translated from the coding sequence TTGCGATTCAGAATTCGATTCTTACCGAGACAACTTTTCGCAGCAGCAGGAACAGCGTTGATCACCATTTTACTGGCCCCGATCATGATAATCAGAAGCATGTTTCCGGGCTCTGCCTATATCAACTACCGCATCGGCCGTTTGTGGAATTTAATTGTCGCGAAGTTTATGGGAATATCGTTCTCTATTACCGGAACGGAGAAGATCGTCCCGGGTGAATCGTACATCATCACACCCAACCATCAGAGTTTCGCTGATATCCTGGCGTTATTCGTCAATCTTCCGCTTCCGTTCAGATGGGTAATCAAAAAAGAGCTTCTCAAGATACCACTTTTCGGACGTGCTCTCGGCGCCACCGGCGCTATTTCTCTTGACCGTTCCGACAGGGAACGAGCAGTCAAGAGTCTCCGGGAGGGCGCTCGCAAATTAGGCGAAGGCTGGTCGGTCCTCATCTATCCTGAAGGAACCCGAACTCCCGACGGGCTTCTTCATTCCTTCAAAAAGGGAGCATTCATGATGGCTATTCAGACTGGAATTCCGATTCTTCCAGTCACCTGCAACGGCGCATTCAAAATCATGCCGAAGAACTCGCTTCTATTCAGGCCGGGGCACGTGTCTGTTGCTATCGGGGACCCGATCCTGACGAAAGGGCTGACCGAAAATAGCGTCATGGAGCTGATGGAGCGGACTTGGCAGGCTATTAACAGTCGTCTGAATCCGGCCTTCGATCCTTTCAGGAAGATTCTCGCAGGAACGGATGCTCTCCAGCAGCCAATTACTGACGAGGCTGTCGGTATATCGAGCTCAGAGAAAGTCCCTGACCCAAGGTAA
- a CDS encoding 4Fe-4S dicluster domain-containing protein, producing the protein MNADRRNFLKMLAGTGMALGFGLEGNALADVASLRGYPDQFGVLVDTTVCIGCRRCEWACKESNKLPGQQPLKEYEKDQSVFLKVRRTHADTYTVVNRFPNPLDASKPIYVKKQCMHCYEPGCASSCFVKAFTKQPVGAVTYDASLCVGCRYCMAACPFDIPAYQYFDPFTPEVTKCTFCFDKISKEGGVPACVGMCPVETMTFGKRTDLIDLAHKKIRDNPTRYVNHVYGENEVGGTSWMYLSAVPFNMIGFRTDLGTTPIPTLGKPFLSLVSPVFITIPALAMGFYSFKKRRDKLAEEELKKALESKEGK; encoded by the coding sequence ATGAATGCCGATAGACGCAACTTCCTGAAAATGCTCGCGGGCACGGGGATGGCACTCGGATTCGGGCTGGAGGGCAATGCTCTGGCAGACGTAGCATCGCTCCGTGGGTATCCGGATCAATTCGGAGTGTTGGTGGATACGACTGTATGCATAGGTTGCCGCCGCTGCGAGTGGGCCTGCAAGGAATCCAATAAATTGCCCGGTCAGCAGCCCTTGAAGGAATACGAAAAAGACCAATCCGTTTTTCTTAAGGTTCGAAGAACCCATGCAGACACTTACACGGTGGTAAACCGGTTCCCCAATCCGCTTGATGCATCCAAGCCGATTTATGTGAAAAAGCAGTGCATGCACTGCTACGAGCCCGGTTGTGCGTCATCGTGCTTCGTCAAGGCGTTCACGAAGCAGCCGGTTGGCGCAGTCACATACGATGCTTCACTGTGCGTGGGATGCCGGTACTGCATGGCAGCCTGCCCCTTCGACATCCCGGCTTATCAATATTTCGATCCCTTCACTCCTGAAGTCACCAAGTGCACGTTCTGCTTTGACAAGATTTCCAAAGAAGGCGGCGTTCCTGCTTGCGTCGGCATGTGTCCGGTCGAAACTATGACGTTCGGAAAGCGAACAGATCTTATCGATCTGGCCCATAAAAAGATCAGGGACAACCCTACTCGATACGTGAATCACGTGTATGGAGAAAATGAAGTAGGCGGAACAAGCTGGATGTATTTGTCGGCCGTGCCTTTCAACATGATCGGATTCCGAACAGATCTTGGAACGACTCCGATACCTACGTTGGGAAAGCCGTTCTTGTCACTGGTTTCACCGGTCTTTATTACCATACCAGCACTGGCTATGGGGTTTTACAGCTTCAAGAAACGAAGAGACAAGCTGGCGGAAGAAGAGCTCAAGAAGGCTCTCGAGAGCAAGGAGGGCAAGTAA
- a CDS encoding two-component system sensor histidine kinase NtrB: protein MKEHETDTRLSEDGCGRIAHAIPCYVTVQDANLKILWANDLVQQDFGDSSGKTCHQFYNIGNAPCSECPVLKTFSDRSIHSAELQVTNRNGSRMTILVSSAPLVDQETGIVSSVIETGVNITSVKDIQRQLILLGQTVAGMAHSIKNIMMGLEGGIYVVNKGIEDKKPDEVKEGWEIVLLNFEKISHIVKDILYCSKEREPNLETIEPNKIVREVYELFKDAAQRYAIKIHLALDEELGEAIIDPQGLHTVLSNLVSNAMDACKLDLWKDEHLVEIRTRKGRRGATIIEVADNGIGIDKRLKQHVFEDFFTSKGDKGTGLGLMVTQKILREHGGTITFRSRPKHGTTFVAHFPKKEQIHN, encoded by the coding sequence ATGAAAGAACACGAAACTGACACACGATTGAGCGAGGATGGATGTGGCAGAATTGCCCATGCCATCCCTTGCTATGTGACTGTTCAGGACGCAAATCTCAAGATCCTGTGGGCCAACGATCTCGTGCAACAGGATTTCGGTGACTCGTCCGGAAAAACCTGCCATCAATTCTACAATATCGGAAATGCGCCCTGCTCGGAATGCCCTGTTCTCAAGACCTTTTCGGATAGATCCATTCACAGCGCAGAATTGCAGGTAACCAACCGTAACGGCTCCCGCATGACTATCCTGGTCTCATCGGCACCTCTGGTGGATCAAGAAACCGGAATAGTGTCTTCGGTCATAGAAACCGGCGTGAACATTACTTCCGTAAAAGATATCCAAAGACAATTGATACTCCTCGGACAAACCGTTGCGGGCATGGCCCATAGCATCAAGAACATTATGATGGGACTTGAAGGCGGGATTTACGTCGTCAATAAAGGCATTGAAGACAAGAAACCCGATGAAGTGAAAGAAGGGTGGGAAATTGTTCTCCTAAATTTTGAGAAAATCTCCCATATCGTGAAAGACATTCTGTACTGTTCAAAGGAGCGGGAGCCTAATCTCGAGACAATCGAACCGAATAAGATCGTCCGGGAAGTGTACGAGTTGTTCAAAGACGCGGCTCAAAGATATGCTATCAAGATCCATCTGGCTCTCGATGAAGAGCTTGGAGAGGCAATAATAGACCCCCAAGGCCTTCACACGGTTCTGTCGAATCTCGTATCCAATGCAATGGACGCCTGTAAGCTCGATCTCTGGAAAGACGAACACCTGGTTGAAATTCGTACCCGCAAAGGCAGGAGAGGAGCTACAATTATCGAAGTCGCAGACAATGGAATCGGAATAGATAAGCGCCTGAAACAACATGTTTTTGAAGATTTTTTCACCTCCAAAGGTGACAAAGGGACCGGTCTGGGACTCATGGTGACTCAGAAGATTCTCCGCGAGCATGGCGGAACCATTACTTTCAGGTCAAGACCAAAACATGGCACTACGTTTGTTGCTCATTTTCCGAAAAAAGAACAGATACACAATTAG
- a CDS encoding CBS domain-containing protein, which translates to MKVSEVMTPTVLTINGDSTVIDAARKMRDFDVGFLAVVSDYSVLGTLTDRDIVIRALARETEKSPFVKDIMTRNPITCTTDSDIEDVAQLLSKHQIQRILVIDETETPVGVLSIGDLASKVDDSQLIASTLKTVKKDIVSKEPPWIKEEQRPAEISYEV; encoded by the coding sequence ATGAAAGTGTCAGAAGTTATGACGCCAACAGTGTTGACAATAAATGGGGATTCCACCGTAATTGATGCGGCTAGGAAGATGCGAGACTTTGACGTTGGTTTTTTGGCCGTGGTCTCCGATTATTCTGTTCTTGGAACATTGACAGATCGGGACATAGTTATCAGAGCCTTGGCTCGCGAAACGGAAAAATCCCCGTTCGTCAAAGACATAATGACCAGAAATCCGATCACATGCACAACAGACAGCGACATTGAGGATGTTGCTCAATTGTTATCCAAACATCAGATCCAACGTATCCTGGTAATTGACGAGACTGAAACACCCGTAGGTGTCCTCTCAATAGGAGACTTGGCATCAAAAGTGGATGACAGCCAGCTCATAGCGTCGACACTCAAGACTGTAAAAAAAGACATCGTGTCGAAAGAACCTCCGTGGATCAAAGAAGAACAGAGACCGGCAGAAATAAGCTACGAGGTGTGA
- a CDS encoding DUF3096 domain-containing protein, translated as MPTNIPLEPLIALIAGILILTVPRLLSWIVGIYLIIIGLLGIFGR; from the coding sequence ATGCCAACGAATATTCCGTTAGAGCCATTGATTGCTTTGATAGCCGGTATTCTGATCTTGACCGTGCCGCGTTTGTTATCATGGATAGTCGGCATTTATCTGATCATAATCGGCTTGCTGGGTATCTTCGGGCGGTAA
- the hmcD gene encoding sulfate respiration complex protein HmcD, translated as MPNILHEFYILTKGMEYLIVIVYLFVFISFWRFLTYREKD; from the coding sequence ATGCCGAACATATTGCATGAATTCTATATCCTTACCAAAGGAATGGAATACCTGATCGTGATCGTTTACCTTTTTGTGTTCATCTCCTTCTGGAGATTCCTGACATACCGGGAAAAAGACTGA